One genomic region from Sulfurimonas sp. hsl 1-7 encodes:
- a CDS encoding heme NO-binding domain-containing protein, producing the protein MRGIIFRTYIDFIKDKFGYTTLDELLNEKEYPNKGGFSSAANYSSEYLFSLIDGSTRLFDNSREKVIEAFGEYAFKYLLNMFKHSYKGANTPLHVNNPYDFLEKLNVIHFDELKKLYPDAKFPKFIIERKGDEHIVIEYASPRNIPGFVCGLMRGCLKYFNDSSRLTMNETKRYRVINNIECQVYVFEVKNNA; encoded by the coding sequence ATATTTAGAACATATATAGATTTTATAAAAGATAAGTTTGGGTACACTACTTTAGATGAACTTTTAAATGAGAAAGAGTATCCAAACAAAGGTGGTTTTTCCAGCGCTGCTAACTATAGTAGTGAGTACCTGTTCTCACTCATTGACGGATCTACAAGATTATTTGACAACTCCCGAGAAAAGGTTATAGAAGCATTCGGAGAGTATGCTTTTAAATATCTTTTAAATATGTTTAAACACTCCTACAAAGGGGCAAATACCCCTTTACATGTAAATAACCCTTACGATTTTCTTGAAAAGCTTAATGTAATTCATTTTGATGAACTTAAAAAATTATATCCGGACGCTAAATTCCCTAAGTTCATTATCGAACGAAAAGGGGATGAACATATTGTTATAGAATATGCTAGTCCTAGAAATATTCCAGGTTTTGTATGTGGTTTAATGCGTGGATGTTTAAAGTATTTTAATGACTCTTCAAGACTAACGATGAATGAAACCAAACGTTATAGAGTAATTAACAATATAGAGTGTCAGGTGTATGTCTTTGAGGTAAAAAACAATGCATAA